The following are from one region of the Nocardioides marmotae genome:
- a CDS encoding 2-phosphosulfolactate phosphatase, whose amino-acid sequence MAEPRSPGFLPAHRQPGYRVRLEWGPTGAAAVAGGDRPADVAVVVDVLSFTTTLGIALERGTTVLPFRWRDERARAYAAAQDAVLAVGRLEARSLSRTDEAGAPGGGPVVTLSPAAMTRISGVPRLVLPSPNGSTICAALAGGVGGSGVDGAGVDGAGAGGAGAGGSGAGGSGAGGSGAGGSGVGGAGADGSGVDGSGVGVSGAGGSGDSGVGGAGVGGAGADVAGVGVSGAGGSGDSGVGGGAQVAGAGGGPAVVAASLRNAAAVADWLAPRVAAGATVALVPAGERWPDGSLRPAAEDLWGAGAVLAGLPATLLADPVATSPEARVAVAAWRSVADRLPAELAACAGGRELADLGFADDVAVAAQVGASGVVPLLVDGEFRPAPVM is encoded by the coding sequence GTGGCTGAGCCGCGGTCCCCGGGGTTCCTCCCGGCGCACCGCCAGCCGGGCTACCGGGTGCGCCTGGAGTGGGGTCCGACCGGCGCCGCCGCGGTGGCCGGCGGCGACCGGCCCGCCGACGTGGCCGTCGTCGTCGACGTCCTGTCCTTCACCACGACCCTCGGCATCGCCCTCGAGCGCGGCACCACCGTGCTGCCGTTCCGCTGGCGCGACGAGCGCGCCCGCGCGTACGCCGCCGCGCAGGACGCCGTCCTCGCCGTCGGCCGGCTCGAGGCGCGCTCGCTCTCCCGGACAGATGAGGCGGGTGCTCCGGGTGGTGGGCCGGTCGTCACCCTGTCGCCGGCCGCGATGACCCGGATCTCCGGGGTGCCGCGGCTGGTGCTGCCCTCCCCGAACGGTTCGACCATCTGCGCGGCGCTGGCCGGCGGTGTCGGTGGCTCCGGGGTTGATGGCGCCGGGGTTGATGGCGCCGGGGCTGGTGGGGCCGGGGCTGGTGGCTCTGGGGCTGGTGGCTCCGGGGCTGGTGGCTCCGGGGCTGGTGGCTCCGGGGTCGGTGGGGCCGGGGCTGATGGCTCCGGGGTTGATGGCTCCGGGGTCGGTGTTTCTGGGGCTGGTGGCTCCGGTGACTCCGGGGTTGGTGGGGCTGGGGTCGGTGGGGCCGGGGCTGATGTGGCCGGGGTCGGTGTTTCTGGGGCTGGTGGCTCCGGTGACTCCGGGGTCGGTGGTGGGGCTCAGGTCGCGGGGGCCGGCGGCGGGCCCGCGGTCGTGGCGGCCTCGCTCCGCAACGCGGCCGCCGTCGCGGACTGGCTCGCCCCGCGGGTCGCGGCCGGCGCGACGGTCGCCCTCGTGCCGGCCGGCGAACGGTGGCCGGACGGCTCGCTGCGGCCCGCCGCCGAGGACCTCTGGGGCGCCGGGGCGGTCCTCGCGGGGTTGCCCGCGACGCTCCTCGCGGACCCGGTCGCCACCTCGCCCGAGGCCCGGGTGGCCGTCGCCGCGTGGCGATCGGTCGCGGACCGCCTGCCCGCGGAGCTGGCCGCCTGCGCGGGCGGTCGCGAGCTGGCCGACCTCGGGTTCGCCGACGACGTGGCCGTCGCCGCGCAGGTCGGAGCCTCCGGCGTCGTACCGCTCCTCGTGGACGGCGAGTTCCGCCCCGCCCCGGTCATGTAA
- a CDS encoding putative quinol monooxygenase, with product MSAPIRVVATLPVQPDQAEAARAALAALAAASLADDEGCLQYDAFESATAPGTFVTIESWESQAAIDAHMGAPHVAEAFGVLGPILAGDVAIHPLRAV from the coding sequence ATGAGCGCCCCGATCCGCGTCGTCGCCACGCTGCCCGTCCAGCCCGACCAGGCCGAGGCCGCCCGTGCGGCCCTCGCCGCGCTCGCCGCCGCCTCCCTCGCCGACGACGAGGGCTGCCTGCAGTACGACGCCTTCGAGTCGGCCACCGCCCCCGGCACGTTCGTCACCATCGAGTCCTGGGAGTCCCAGGCCGCCATCGACGCCCACATGGGCGCCCCGCACGTCGCCGAGGCGTTCGGCGTGCTCGGCCCGATCCTCGCCGGCGACGTCGCGATCCATCCGTTGCGGGCGGTCTGA
- a CDS encoding M13 family metallopeptidase — MTILDDARPGMDPDIRPQDDLFGHVNGRWLAETEIPSDRSSWGPFVQLADAAEAHVKEIIEELAAGDPATMTEDARKVGDLYASFMDTEAIARRGTRPIKPLVDAVEGLRDVRDLAAFLGEFERIGGHGLFGSYVDTDDRRSDRYLFHLVQGGLGLPDESYYREEKFAEIREAYLAYLERLFALADHPHAAAAARTVLEIDTRLAAGHWERAETRDVQKTYNLMTLAEIKALCPAFDWDAYVTNLGGSDQTLAEACVRQPSYLGHLTTVLDEVPIDAWRPWLLSHVLRSSAPYLTDDFVETNFDFYGRTLNGTPELRARWKRGVAFVEGAIGEAVGKEYVGRHFPPTAKALMDDLVDNLLAAYRESISQLDWMTEETKQRAYEKLATFRPKIGYPEKFRDYSALRVTADDLLGNVAAAAAFETDRQLAKIGSPVDRDEWFMLPQTVNAYYNPGTNEICFPAGILQKPFFSADAHPAENYGGIGAVIGHEIGHGFDDQGAQYDGEGNLNDWWTAEDKAAFEVKSKALIEQYDGFEPRNLPGEHVNGALTVGENIGDLGGLTIAHRAYLISEGGTAAEEDRQRLFLNWAYVWRTKRRTQQEQQYLTIDPHSPPEFRANIVRNLEEFHEVFGTREGDGLWLEPDRRVRIW, encoded by the coding sequence GTGACGATCCTCGATGACGCCCGTCCGGGCATGGACCCCGACATCCGCCCGCAGGACGACCTCTTCGGCCACGTCAACGGCCGCTGGCTCGCCGAGACCGAGATCCCGAGCGACCGGTCGAGCTGGGGCCCGTTCGTGCAGCTGGCCGACGCGGCCGAGGCGCACGTCAAGGAGATCATCGAGGAGCTCGCGGCCGGCGACCCGGCGACGATGACCGAGGACGCCCGCAAGGTCGGCGACCTCTACGCCTCCTTCATGGACACCGAGGCCATCGCCCGGCGCGGCACCCGCCCGATCAAGCCGCTGGTCGACGCGGTCGAAGGCCTGCGCGACGTGCGCGACCTCGCGGCGTTCCTCGGCGAGTTCGAGCGGATCGGCGGGCACGGGCTCTTCGGCTCCTACGTCGACACCGACGACCGGCGCTCGGACCGCTACCTCTTCCACCTGGTCCAGGGCGGGCTCGGCCTGCCCGATGAGTCCTACTACCGCGAGGAGAAGTTCGCCGAGATCCGCGAGGCCTACCTCGCCTACCTCGAGCGGCTCTTCGCCCTCGCCGACCACCCGCACGCCGCCGCGGCCGCGCGCACCGTCCTCGAGATCGACACCCGCCTGGCCGCCGGCCACTGGGAGCGCGCCGAGACCCGCGACGTCCAGAAGACCTACAACCTGATGACGCTGGCAGAGATCAAGGCGCTGTGCCCGGCCTTCGACTGGGACGCCTACGTCACCAACCTCGGCGGCAGCGACCAGACCCTCGCCGAGGCGTGCGTGCGCCAGCCGTCGTACCTCGGCCACCTCACGACCGTGCTCGACGAGGTCCCGATCGACGCGTGGCGCCCGTGGCTGCTCAGCCACGTCCTGCGCAGCTCCGCGCCCTACCTGACCGACGACTTCGTCGAGACCAACTTCGACTTCTACGGCCGCACCCTCAACGGCACCCCCGAGCTGCGCGCCCGCTGGAAGCGCGGCGTCGCGTTCGTCGAGGGCGCGATCGGCGAGGCGGTCGGCAAGGAGTACGTCGGCCGGCACTTCCCGCCGACCGCCAAGGCGCTCATGGACGACCTGGTCGACAACCTGCTCGCGGCCTACCGCGAGTCGATCTCCCAGCTGGACTGGATGACCGAGGAGACCAAGCAGCGGGCTTATGAGAAGCTCGCGACCTTCCGGCCCAAGATCGGCTACCCCGAGAAGTTCCGCGACTACTCCGCGCTGCGGGTCACCGCCGACGACCTGCTCGGCAACGTCGCGGCCGCCGCGGCCTTCGAGACCGACCGGCAGCTGGCCAAGATCGGCTCCCCGGTCGACCGCGACGAGTGGTTCATGCTCCCGCAGACCGTCAACGCCTACTACAACCCCGGCACCAACGAGATCTGCTTCCCCGCGGGCATCCTGCAGAAGCCGTTCTTCAGCGCCGACGCCCACCCGGCGGAGAACTACGGCGGGATCGGCGCGGTCATCGGCCACGAGATCGGCCACGGCTTCGACGACCAGGGCGCCCAGTACGACGGCGAGGGCAACCTCAACGACTGGTGGACCGCCGAGGACAAGGCCGCCTTCGAGGTGAAGTCGAAGGCGCTCATCGAGCAGTACGACGGGTTCGAGCCGCGCAACCTGCCCGGGGAGCACGTCAACGGCGCGCTGACCGTCGGGGAGAACATCGGCGACCTCGGCGGCCTGACGATCGCCCACCGGGCCTACCTGATCTCCGAGGGCGGCACCGCCGCGGAGGAGGACCGGCAGCGGCTGTTCCTCAACTGGGCCTACGTGTGGCGCACCAAGCGCCGCACCCAGCAGGAGCAGCAGTACCTCACCATCGACCCGCACAGCCCGCCGGAGTTCCGCGCCAACATCGTGCGCAACCTCGAGGAGTTCCACGAGGTCTTCGGCACCCGCGAGGGCGACGGGCTCTGGCTCGAGCCGGACCGCCGGGTCCGCATCTGGTGA
- a CDS encoding MFS transporter — MASTSGAAAASATTPPADPPPADPPPADPRRVAMASAVGATIEWYDFFLYGTAAGLVFDKLYFNGLDGPAAQFAAFGTFAVGFLARPIGGLIFGHYGDRIGRKTMLIWTLLIMGVGTAVIGMLPTYDQIGVWAPILLVVLRILQGIGVGGEYGGAVLLAVEFAPARRRGFFGSFAHVGVPGGLFLASGAFAIASQLPDEAFLAWGWRVCFLLSIVLLAVGAWIRLSVMETPSFQRVQEDKQVSAMPVTELFRRQGRTLFLGMGTRFIEGFTFNLFSVYLLAYAVDEVGVSKSTALNCIMVGALLGVGLVLVSGRLSDRVGRRPVFASGAAFALVFAFPAAWMIQTGSTLGVFLTFVGGLGIIYGWVYGPLAAFWSELFDTRYRYSALSTLYQVSGILASGLTPLIAAWLVTKGDGTLWLVATYNVVVAAISLVCAQLLPETRGRDLTEDLAPVVEAEQAPARPEPASV, encoded by the coding sequence ATGGCAAGCACCTCGGGAGCGGCCGCAGCGAGCGCGACCACGCCACCCGCCGACCCGCCACCCGCCGACCCGCCACCCGCCGACCCGCGCCGGGTGGCGATGGCCTCGGCCGTCGGCGCGACCATCGAGTGGTACGACTTCTTCCTCTACGGCACCGCCGCCGGCCTGGTCTTCGACAAGCTCTACTTCAACGGGCTCGACGGACCGGCGGCGCAGTTCGCGGCGTTCGGCACCTTCGCGGTCGGCTTCCTCGCCCGGCCGATCGGCGGGCTGATCTTCGGCCACTACGGCGACCGGATCGGCCGCAAGACCATGCTGATCTGGACGCTGCTGATCATGGGGGTCGGCACCGCCGTGATCGGGATGCTGCCGACGTACGACCAGATCGGCGTGTGGGCGCCGATCCTGCTCGTGGTGCTGCGGATCCTCCAGGGCATCGGCGTGGGCGGCGAGTACGGCGGCGCGGTGCTCCTCGCCGTGGAGTTCGCGCCCGCGCGGCGTCGCGGGTTCTTCGGCAGCTTCGCCCACGTCGGGGTGCCCGGCGGCCTGTTCCTGGCCAGCGGGGCGTTCGCGATCGCCTCGCAGCTGCCCGACGAGGCGTTCCTCGCGTGGGGCTGGCGGGTCTGCTTCCTGCTCAGCATCGTGCTGCTCGCCGTCGGCGCGTGGATCCGGCTCAGCGTCATGGAGACCCCGTCCTTCCAGCGGGTGCAGGAGGACAAGCAGGTCTCGGCGATGCCGGTGACCGAGCTGTTCCGCCGGCAGGGCCGCACGCTGTTCCTCGGCATGGGCACCCGCTTCATCGAGGGGTTCACCTTCAACCTGTTCTCGGTCTACCTGCTCGCCTACGCCGTGGACGAGGTCGGCGTCTCGAAGTCGACCGCGCTGAACTGCATCATGGTCGGCGCGCTGCTCGGCGTCGGGCTGGTGCTCGTCTCCGGCCGGCTCAGCGACCGCGTGGGCCGGCGGCCGGTGTTCGCCTCGGGCGCGGCGTTCGCGCTGGTCTTCGCCTTCCCCGCCGCCTGGATGATCCAGACCGGCTCGACGCTCGGCGTCTTCCTCACCTTCGTCGGCGGGCTCGGCATCATCTACGGCTGGGTCTACGGGCCGCTCGCGGCGTTCTGGAGCGAGCTGTTCGACACCCGCTACCGCTACTCCGCGCTCAGCACGCTCTACCAGGTCTCCGGCATCCTCGCCTCCGGCCTGACCCCGCTGATCGCGGCCTGGCTGGTGACCAAGGGCGACGGCACGCTGTGGCTCGTCGCGACCTACAACGTCGTCGTGGCCGCGATCAGCCTGGTCTGCGCGCAGCTGCTGCCCGAGACCCGCGGCCGCGACCTGACCGAGGACCTCGCGCCGGTGGTCGAGGCCGAGCAGGCTCCCGCCCGGCCGGAGCCGGCCTCGGTCTGA
- a CDS encoding RecQ family ATP-dependent DNA helicase: MTSPAAAPSPSSATDVREQAEAHLRALVGRDDAVLREDQWSAIEALAVDRRRALVVQRTGWGKSAVYFVATLLLRGQGAGPTVIVSPLLALMRNQIAAAERAGIRAVTINSTNIEDWEPTHQAIRDGEVDVLLVSPERLNNPGFRDEVLPKLAATCGLLVVDEAHCISDWGHDFRPDYRRIRTLLAELPDGIPVLATTATANERVTADVAEQLGPLGQQVLVLRGSLDRESLRLGVVRLRTAEQRLAWLADHLAEQPGSGIVYCLTVAATQEIADYLRSRGHDVAAYSGQTDTTERQALEQDLAAGRVKALVATSALGMGFDATLGFVVNMGAPASPVAYYQQVGRAGRGTDEAVVVLLPATEDRDIWNYFASLAFPREELVRQTLDALAAEGRPMSTAALETRVELTRTRLETMLKVLDVDGAVRRVRGGWESTGQEWSYDAERYRRVSEAREREQQAMLDYIATDRCRMRFLRDQLDDPEAADCGRCDNCGGLDLSTEVSAAALEEAGARLSRPGVVVEPRKMWPTALANLGIDLKGKIKDGASEGRAVARLTDLGHGQALRELFAPGTPDGPVPVPLVRAVVEVLEEWRPQVDAIVVVESATRPTLTSDLASGLSRYLKVPVVGTWAVVDPDVAPGQGAMNSAQRVAAVGRRSALHADVPEGARVLLVDDRSDTGWSLTLAARALRRAGAAEVLPLVLAVTG, from the coding sequence ATGACCAGCCCCGCCGCCGCCCCGTCCCCGAGCAGCGCGACCGACGTCCGCGAGCAGGCCGAGGCGCACCTGCGCGCCCTGGTCGGCAGGGACGACGCCGTCCTGCGCGAGGACCAGTGGTCGGCCATCGAGGCGCTCGCGGTCGACCGCCGCCGCGCGCTGGTCGTGCAGCGCACCGGTTGGGGCAAGTCGGCGGTCTACTTCGTGGCCACCCTGCTGCTGCGCGGCCAGGGCGCCGGGCCGACCGTGATCGTCTCCCCGCTGCTGGCGCTCATGCGCAACCAGATCGCCGCCGCCGAGCGCGCCGGCATCCGCGCGGTGACGATCAACTCCACCAACATCGAGGACTGGGAGCCGACGCACCAGGCGATCCGCGACGGCGAGGTCGACGTCCTGCTGGTCAGCCCCGAGCGCCTGAACAACCCCGGCTTCCGCGACGAGGTGCTGCCGAAGCTGGCCGCCACCTGCGGGCTCCTCGTGGTCGACGAGGCGCACTGCATCTCCGACTGGGGCCACGACTTCCGGCCCGACTACCGCCGGATCCGCACGCTGCTGGCCGAGCTGCCCGACGGGATCCCGGTCCTCGCGACCACCGCGACCGCCAACGAGCGGGTGACCGCCGACGTCGCCGAGCAGCTCGGCCCGCTGGGCCAGCAGGTGCTGGTGCTGCGCGGGTCGCTGGACCGCGAGTCGCTGCGGCTGGGGGTGGTGCGGCTGCGGACGGCCGAGCAGCGGCTGGCCTGGCTGGCCGACCACCTCGCCGAGCAGCCTGGGTCGGGCATCGTCTACTGCCTCACCGTCGCCGCGACCCAGGAGATCGCGGACTACCTGCGTTCGCGGGGCCACGACGTGGCGGCGTACTCCGGGCAGACCGACACCACCGAGCGGCAGGCCCTCGAGCAGGACCTCGCTGCGGGCCGGGTCAAGGCCCTGGTGGCGACCAGCGCGCTCGGGATGGGCTTCGACGCGACGCTCGGCTTCGTGGTCAACATGGGCGCCCCGGCCTCACCGGTGGCCTACTACCAACAGGTCGGCCGCGCCGGCCGCGGCACCGACGAGGCGGTCGTCGTGCTGCTGCCGGCCACCGAGGACCGCGACATCTGGAACTACTTCGCCTCGCTGGCCTTCCCGCGCGAGGAGCTGGTCCGCCAGACCCTCGACGCGCTCGCCGCGGAGGGCCGGCCGATGAGCACGGCGGCGCTGGAGACCCGGGTCGAGCTGACCCGGACCCGCCTGGAGACGATGCTCAAGGTGCTCGACGTCGACGGCGCCGTACGCCGCGTGCGCGGCGGGTGGGAGTCGACCGGGCAGGAGTGGAGCTACGACGCGGAGCGCTACCGCCGGGTGAGCGAGGCCCGCGAGCGCGAGCAGCAGGCGATGCTCGACTACATCGCCACCGACCGGTGCCGGATGCGGTTCCTGCGCGACCAGCTCGACGACCCCGAGGCCGCCGACTGCGGCCGCTGCGACAACTGCGGCGGGCTGGACCTGTCCACCGAGGTCTCCGCGGCCGCGCTGGAGGAGGCCGGCGCCCGCCTCTCCCGCCCCGGCGTGGTCGTCGAGCCGCGCAAGATGTGGCCGACCGCGCTGGCCAACCTCGGGATCGACCTCAAGGGCAAGATCAAGGACGGCGCCTCGGAGGGGCGCGCGGTCGCCCGGCTGACCGACCTCGGGCACGGCCAGGCGCTGCGGGAGCTCTTCGCCCCCGGCACGCCCGACGGGCCGGTGCCGGTGCCGCTCGTCCGCGCGGTCGTCGAGGTGCTCGAGGAGTGGCGCCCGCAGGTCGACGCGATCGTCGTCGTCGAGTCCGCCACCCGCCCCACGCTGACCAGCGACCTCGCCTCCGGCCTGTCGCGCTACCTGAAGGTGCCGGTCGTCGGCACCTGGGCGGTCGTCGACCCCGACGTCGCCCCCGGCCAGGGCGCGATGAACTCCGCGCAGCGGGTCGCGGCCGTCGGTCGCCGCTCGGCCCTGCACGCCGACGTGCCCGAGGGGGCGCGGGTGCTGCTCGTGGACGACCGCTCCGACACCGGTTGGAGCCTCACCCTCGCCGCCCGTGCGCTGCGCCGGGCCGGGGCCGCCGAGGTGCTGCCGCTCGTCCTGGCCGTCACCGGCTGA
- a CDS encoding DHA2 family efflux MFS transporter permease subunit, which produces MSTDLSSTPPGSPGAPASDKLDRHVLVIAGVVVLGAIMSILDITVVSVALETFQREFDATTAQVAWTMTAYTLALASVIPLTGWASDRFGTKRLYLIAIVLFSAGSALCAAATSLEMLVAFRVVQGLGGGMLVPLGMTILTRAAGPERLGRVMAVMGVPMLLGPIFGPILGGALIDNASWHWIFLINVPIGVATIVYAAIVLPKDDVEPSETFDWLGMVLLSPGLAAFLYGVSTIPETGTILDAEVLVPAIIGLLLIAAFVPWALSRRNAHPLVDLRLFQNFTLTIAVIAMALFAMAFFGASLLFPLYFQQVRGEGALDAGLLLAPQGLGAMLVMPLAGVLTDRIGPGKIVLVGVAVITVGMGMFATLDAETSYYFLTGALFVMGLGMGATMMPIMTAALQTLRGHTVARGSTLLNIVQQVAASIGTAIFSVLLTNGVKNEADPTALALGEIEDESQLRAFLEQTGIPAEQLPTILRDLTDDLAGVFSGTFWIAAAMVAVVLVPAFFLPRKPPAEPVDQTALMGH; this is translated from the coding sequence GTGAGCACAGACCTCTCCAGCACCCCGCCCGGGAGCCCCGGCGCCCCCGCCTCGGACAAGCTCGACCGCCACGTCCTCGTGATCGCCGGCGTCGTCGTCCTCGGCGCGATCATGTCGATCCTCGACATCACCGTCGTCTCGGTCGCGCTGGAGACCTTCCAGCGCGAGTTCGACGCCACGACCGCCCAGGTCGCCTGGACGATGACGGCCTACACCCTGGCCCTGGCCAGCGTGATCCCGCTGACCGGCTGGGCCTCGGACCGGTTCGGCACCAAGCGGCTCTACCTGATCGCGATCGTGCTCTTCTCGGCCGGCTCGGCGCTCTGCGCCGCGGCGACGTCGCTGGAGATGCTGGTCGCGTTCCGGGTGGTCCAGGGCCTCGGCGGCGGCATGCTCGTCCCGCTCGGCATGACGATCCTGACCCGCGCCGCCGGCCCGGAGCGGCTCGGCCGGGTCATGGCCGTCATGGGTGTGCCCATGCTGCTCGGCCCGATCTTCGGCCCCATCCTCGGTGGCGCACTGATCGACAACGCCAGCTGGCACTGGATCTTCCTGATCAACGTCCCGATCGGTGTGGCGACCATCGTCTACGCGGCGATCGTGCTGCCCAAGGACGACGTGGAGCCGTCGGAGACCTTCGACTGGCTCGGCATGGTGCTGCTCTCCCCCGGTCTGGCCGCGTTCCTGTACGGCGTCTCGACCATCCCGGAGACCGGCACGATCCTCGACGCCGAGGTGCTCGTCCCGGCCATCATCGGCCTGCTGCTGATCGCCGCCTTCGTCCCGTGGGCCCTGTCCCGCCGCAACGCCCACCCGCTGGTCGACCTGCGGCTCTTCCAGAACTTCACGCTCACCATCGCGGTGATCGCGATGGCGCTCTTCGCGATGGCCTTCTTCGGCGCCAGCCTGCTCTTCCCGCTGTACTTCCAGCAGGTCCGCGGCGAGGGCGCCCTCGACGCCGGCCTGCTGCTCGCCCCGCAGGGTCTCGGCGCCATGCTGGTGATGCCGCTGGCCGGCGTGCTCACCGACCGGATCGGCCCCGGCAAGATCGTCCTGGTCGGCGTCGCGGTCATCACCGTCGGCATGGGGATGTTCGCCACGCTCGACGCAGAGACGTCGTACTACTTCCTGACGGGCGCGCTCTTCGTCATGGGCCTGGGCATGGGCGCCACGATGATGCCGATCATGACCGCGGCACTGCAGACCCTCCGCGGCCACACCGTCGCCCGCGGCTCCACGCTGCTCAACATCGTCCAGCAGGTCGCCGCCTCGATCGGCACCGCGATCTTCTCGGTGCTGCTCACCAACGGGGTCAAGAACGAGGCCGACCCGACCGCCCTGGCCCTGGGCGAGATCGAGGACGAGTCGCAGCTCCGCGCGTTCCTCGAGCAGACCGGCATCCCCGCCGAGCAGCTGCCCACGATCCTCCGTGACCTCACAGACGACCTCGCCGGCGTCTTCAGCGGCACCTTCTGGATCGCGGCGGCCATGGTGGCCGTCGTGCTCGTGCCGGCGTTCTTCCTGCCGCGCAAGCCCCCCGCCGAGCCGGTCGACCAGACCGCCCTCATGGGGCACTGA
- a CDS encoding glutathione peroxidase, protein MSILDQPINRLDGTPTTLGEITGGGPALLVNVASKCGLTPQYAGLEALQEELAGSGFTVVGLPCNQFLGQEPGTSEEIAEFCSATYGVTFPMTEKIEVNGEGRHPIYEELVRTPDEEGEAGDVQWNFEKFLIAADGTVVGRFRPRVEPDDPRLRDAVRALASSGRA, encoded by the coding sequence ATGAGCATCCTCGACCAGCCGATCAACCGTCTCGACGGCACGCCGACCACCCTCGGCGAGATCACCGGCGGCGGGCCGGCGCTGCTCGTCAACGTGGCGAGCAAGTGCGGGCTGACCCCGCAGTACGCCGGCCTCGAGGCGCTCCAGGAGGAGCTGGCCGGCTCCGGGTTCACCGTCGTCGGGCTGCCCTGCAACCAGTTCCTGGGCCAGGAGCCGGGCACGTCGGAGGAGATCGCGGAGTTCTGCTCCGCGACGTACGGCGTGACGTTCCCGATGACCGAGAAGATCGAGGTCAACGGCGAGGGCCGGCACCCGATCTACGAGGAGCTGGTGCGCACCCCCGACGAGGAGGGCGAGGCCGGCGACGTGCAGTGGAACTTCGAGAAGTTCCTCATCGCCGCCGACGGCACCGTCGTCGGGCGGTTCCGCCCGCGCGTCGAGCCCGACGACCCGCGGCTGCGCGACGCCGTCCGCGCGCTCGCCTCCAGCGGCCGCGCCTGA